In Desulfovibrionales bacterium, one genomic interval encodes:
- a CDS encoding CBS and ACT domain-containing protein: MKVKNWMIKKVITIGKGDTVQEALKLMKKHSIRHLPVVEENDKSSIVGLVTEGGLRQFFFLSMVENISVQDAMVINPITIEPHANVELAAGLIHRHKIGCLPVVEKKKLVGIVTTTDILAAFIDMMGLLKSSSRIDLELKDEEGSIEEISHIVKENNSEIISIGIVNQSPRKKLQYIRLQKCDPEPIVKSLERHGYKVVSVMR, translated from the coding sequence GTGAAAGTCAAAAATTGGATGATCAAAAAGGTTATCACTATAGGTAAAGGGGATACGGTTCAGGAGGCCCTGAAGCTTATGAAAAAACATTCTATCCGCCACTTGCCGGTAGTAGAAGAAAACGATAAAAGTTCTATAGTGGGCCTGGTCACGGAAGGGGGCCTGCGTCAGTTCTTTTTCTTGTCGATGGTAGAAAATATCTCGGTACAGGATGCCATGGTTATCAACCCGATAACCATAGAACCCCATGCCAATGTTGAATTGGCGGCCGGCCTGATACATCGCCATAAAATCGGCTGCCTGCCTGTAGTTGAAAAGAAAAAACTGGTGGGCATAGTTACCACTACTGACATCCTCGCCGCCTTTATCGACATGATGGGGCTTTTAAAGTCCAGCTCCCGGATTGACCTGGAATTAAAAGACGAGGAAGGGTCCATAGAAGAAATCTCACACATAGTAAAAGAAAATAACAGCGAGATCATAAGCATAGGCATAGTGAACCAATCTCCCCGGAAAAAGTTGCAGTATATCCGCCTTCAGAAGTGCGACCCGGAGCCGATTGTTAAGTCACTGGAGAGGCACGGCTATAAGGTTGTTTCAGTCATGCGTTAA